In Carya illinoinensis cultivar Pawnee chromosome 9, C.illinoinensisPawnee_v1, whole genome shotgun sequence, the following are encoded in one genomic region:
- the LOC122276078 gene encoding protein CHUP1, chloroplastic-like, protein MRQEHPSENRTKVSKFADQNQIPKPQNTKGNSHPSRLRSASSWGSQIVKGFSADKKPKAQQATVQTKKHPLTNSDAVNQKNAFVPSHARVKRSLIGDLSCSVTAAQIHPQGYQTHRRQSSRDLFVELDHLRSLLQESKEREFKLQAELSECKRNPKVLELARELEVKKNELDDLVRKVGLLEAEKASLSEQISSLTLISERHEQVSRGEDNENSIALSSQSLEMEVVELRRLNKELQLEKRNLACRLASLESQSASLAKASESDIVAKIKAEASLLRHTNEDLCKQVEGLQMSRLNEVEELAYLRWVNSCLRNELRNSCSTTNSDKSSSPHSIERSGELVGSLSSQSHEYLECTSAKRLNLIKKLKKWPITEEDMPTLDCPDKVLDENWVDLEEMSSPRRRHSISGAKCCPEELASSRRRQSDCFTCTKDMEKEVEPLISQKYDLGIAYRPQVFGNCHEGNKISASLDVEKRALRIPNPPPRPSCSISSGPTDEGPAQIPLPPPPPPPPPPLPKFSVRSTAGMVKRAPQVVEFYHSLMKRDSRKDSSNGGMCDAPDVANVRSSMIGEIENRSSHLLAIKADVETQGEFVNSLIREVNGAVYQDIEDVVAFVKWLDDELCFLVDERAVLKHFDWPEKKADTLREAAFAYRDLKKLESEVSSYKDDPRWPCDIALKKMVSLSEKMERIVYNLHRTRDSLMRNCKEFHIPTDWILDNGIISKIKFGSVKLANKYIKRVAMELQSKAALEKDPAMDYMLLQGVRFAFRIHQFAGGFDAETMHAFEELRNLAHLLHKK, encoded by the exons ATGAGACAAGAACACCCATCAGAGAACCGGACGAAAGTGTCCAAGTTCGCCGATCAAAATCAGATTCCAAAGCCTCAGAATACCAAAGGAAACAGCCACCCTTCAAGGCTCCGGTCCGCTTCTTCGTGGGGATCCCAAATAGTAAAGGGCTTCTCAGCGGACAAGAAACCCAAGGCGCAGCAGGCGACGGTTCAAACCAAGAAACATCCGCTGACCAACTCCGACGCTGTCAATCAGAAGAACGCGTTTGTGCCATCCCATGCACGCGTCAAGCGGTCGCTAATCGGGGATTTGTCGTGCTCGGTGACTGCCGCTCAAATCCACCCGCAAGGGTACCAAACGCATCGGAGACAATCTTCCCGCGATTTATTTGTCGAACTAGATCATCTGAGAAGCCTGCTGCAAGAATCAAAGGAAAGGGAATTCAAGCTACAAGCTGAACTGTCAGAATgtaagagaaacccaaaagttTTAGAACTTGCAAGGGAACTAGAAGTGAAGAAGAATGAATTGGATGATCTAGTTCGGAAAGTTGGGTTGTTAGAAGCAGAAAAGGCGAGCCTTTCTGAGCAAATTTCATCATTAACGTTGATTTCGGAAAGGCATGAGCAGGTGTCTCGAGGAGAGGACAATGAGAATTCGATTGCATTGTCGTCACAGAGTCTAGAAATGGAGGTTGTGGAGTTGAGGCGCCTGAACAAGGAGCTGCAGCTTGAAAAGAGGAACCTTGCTTGCAGGCTTGCTTCTTTGGAGTCTCAATCGGCTTCTCTTGCTAAGGCTTCTGAG AGTGACATTGTTGCAAAAATTAAAGCTGAAGCATCTTTGCTAAGACACACAAATGAAGATCTGTGCAAACAAGTTGAAGGACTACAGATGAGCAGATTGAATGAGGTTGAGGAGCTTGCCTACTTGAGATGGGTGAATTCATGCTTAAGGAATGAGTTGCGCAATTCATGCTCAACAACAAACTCTGATAAGTCATCTAGTCCCCATTCAATTGAGAGGAGCGGTGAACTTGTCGGATCATTGTCTTCCCAAAGCCATGAGTACTTAGAATGTACGAGTGCAAAGAGATTAAACCTGATAAAGAAGTTAAAGAAATGGCCTATTACTGAAGAAGATATGCCAACTTTAGATTGCCCAGATAAAGTTTTGGATGAAAATTGGGTAGATTTGGAGGAAATGAGTAGTCCCAGGAGAAGGCACTCCATAAGTGGAGCCAAATGCTGTCCCGAAGAGCTGGCATCAAGTAGGAGAAGACAATCTGATTGTTTTACATGTACAAAAGACATGGAAAAAGAAGTAGAGCcattaatttctcaaaaatatGATTTAGGTATAGCTTATAGACCACAGGTTTTTGGCAATTGCCATGAAGGCAATAAAATTTCAGCTTCTCTAGATGTTGAGAAAAGGGCCTTGCGTATTCCAAATCCCCCTCCAAGGCCCTCATGTTCCATATCTAGTGGACCTACGGATGAGGGTCCTGCTCAAATTCCACTGCCACCGCCACCACCTCCACCTCCCCCACCACTTCCCAAGTTTTCTGTGAGAAGTACTGCAGGAATGGTCAAGCGAGCCCCACAAGTAGTCGAGTTTTACCATTCACTCATGAAGAGAGATTCTAGAAAGGATTCTTCAAATGGTGGAATGTGTGATGCCCCAGATGTTGCCAATGTTCGTAGTAGCATGATTGGGGAGATTGAGAACCGATCATCACATTTGCTTGCT ATTAAGGCAGACGTTGAGACTCAAGGAGAATTTGTAAATTCATTGATAAGAGAGGTGAATGGTGCAGTTTACCAGGACATTGAAGATGTTGTAGCATTTGTGAAGTGGCTTGATGATGAACTTTGCTTTCTT GTGGATGAAAGGGCAGTCCTAAAGCACTTTGATTGGCCAGAGAAGAAAGCTGACACATTGCGAGAAGCAGCATTTGCATATCGAGATCTTAAGAAATTGGAATCTGAGGTGTCTTCTTACAAAGATGATCCTCGATGGCCATGTGACATCGCGCTGAAGAAAATGGTTTCATTGTCAGAGAA GATGGAGCGTATTGTTTATAACCTCCATCGAACGAGGGATTCATTGATGCGTAATTGCAAAGAATTTCACATTCCCACAGATTGGATACTTGATAACGGTATCATAAGCAAG ATAAAATTTGGCTCTGTCAAGTTGgcaaataaatacataaagagGGTAGCTATGGAACTTCAGTCAAAGGCAGCTCTTGAAAAGGATCCTGCAATGGACTATATGCTCCTTCAAGGAGTGCGATTTGCATTCAGAATCCATCAG TTTGCAGGAGGATTTGATGCAGAAACAATGCATGCGTTTGAGGAACTTCGTAACCTTGCTCACCttcttcacaaaaaataa